In the genome of Desulfovibrio sp. ZJ209, one region contains:
- a CDS encoding urease subunit beta: MGGVILADGDITYNAHRRTAKVVVHNTGDRPVQVGSHFHFFEVNRYLEFDRPAAFGKHLNIPATTAIRFEPGEEKEVELVAFGGKRRLIGFNDLTDGYAGLEDDPTYYPVKIRAFKKMAAMGFKSVSESEADAEVNEAELSAKAKGGK, encoded by the coding sequence GTGGGCGGCGTCATCCTTGCCGACGGCGACATCACCTACAACGCCCACCGCCGCACCGCCAAGGTGGTGGTGCACAACACGGGCGACCGCCCCGTGCAGGTGGGCAGCCACTTCCACTTCTTTGAAGTGAACCGCTATCTGGAGTTCGACCGGCCGGCGGCCTTCGGCAAGCATCTCAACATCCCGGCCACCACGGCCATCCGCTTCGAGCCCGGCGAGGAGAAGGAAGTGGAGCTCGTGGCCTTCGGCGGCAAGCGCCGGCTCATCGGCTTCAACGACCTCACCGACGGCTACGCGGGCCTTGAGGACGATCCGACCTACTACCCGGTCAAAATCCGCGCGTTCAAGAAGATGGCGGCCATGGGCTTCAAGTCGGTCTCCGAGTCCGAGGCCGATGCCGAAGTGAACGAGGCCGAACTTTCAGCCAAGGCCAAGGGGGGGAAGTAA
- a CDS encoding outer membrane homotrimeric porin, translating into MKKLAILVMAAWAVHALAGAALAVDFKIKGQWIMSFGYGANGNFQGSYNGHNTIGWGEGQDNFEAVQRLRLQLDAVASENLSGTVTFEIGETYWGQQSTGGALGADGQIVEVKNAYLDWTLPETPVQVRMGLQNISTPSMASGNAVLDGDVAGITVSAQVNDNVALTAFWARPYNDNYLGYNEAYNGRPKGYHASFIDNLDVGGLMVPLTFDNVSITPWGMYGAMGPNTFRDGRSLDPLGNLNANTSEDSSYFMAGMFPAGGARHRDFSEAGNDRHVGSYANMWWAGVTGQATWDNFSAAFDFEYGAVTWDDDGRLNRSGWFAALLLEYSLDWGVPGLYGWYGSGDDSNPANGSERLPALDPNNANNFSYFAFDGAPYIERYAVIGNNMAGTWGIGARLNNVSFVKDLSHIFRVNYIRGTNSPTMAKKMSLAGLWSNGTVLTPNLGSQGAALGMPGMYLTSLDSALELGSTNSWQVYENMCINVEAGYVFMFLDTGKSVWGARHRNSESIPGTRDAWNVNASFVYSF; encoded by the coding sequence ATGAAAAAACTTGCCATACTCGTCATGGCGGCATGGGCCGTCCACGCGCTTGCCGGCGCCGCGCTTGCCGTGGACTTCAAGATCAAGGGCCAGTGGATCATGAGCTTCGGCTACGGCGCCAACGGCAATTTCCAGGGCAGCTACAACGGCCACAACACCATCGGCTGGGGCGAAGGCCAGGACAATTTCGAGGCCGTGCAGCGCCTGCGCCTGCAACTGGACGCCGTGGCCTCGGAAAACCTGTCCGGCACGGTGACCTTTGAAATCGGCGAGACCTACTGGGGCCAGCAGTCCACAGGCGGCGCCCTCGGCGCTGACGGCCAGATCGTGGAGGTCAAGAACGCCTATCTGGACTGGACGCTCCCCGAGACGCCGGTGCAGGTGCGCATGGGCCTGCAGAACATCTCCACGCCGTCCATGGCCTCGGGCAACGCCGTGCTCGACGGGGACGTGGCCGGCATCACCGTGAGCGCGCAGGTGAACGACAATGTGGCGCTCACCGCCTTCTGGGCCCGGCCCTACAACGACAACTACCTCGGCTACAACGAAGCCTACAATGGCCGGCCCAAGGGCTATCACGCCAGCTTCATAGATAACCTCGACGTGGGCGGCCTCATGGTGCCGCTCACCTTCGACAACGTGAGCATTACCCCCTGGGGCATGTACGGCGCCATGGGGCCCAACACCTTCCGGGATGGCCGCAGCCTCGATCCGCTGGGCAACCTCAACGCCAACACCAGCGAGGACAGCTCCTACTTCATGGCCGGCATGTTCCCGGCCGGCGGCGCACGGCATCGGGACTTTTCCGAGGCGGGCAACGACCGCCATGTGGGCAGCTACGCCAACATGTGGTGGGCAGGCGTGACCGGGCAGGCCACCTGGGACAACTTCTCCGCGGCCTTTGATTTTGAATACGGCGCCGTCACCTGGGACGACGACGGCCGCCTCAACCGTTCGGGCTGGTTCGCGGCCCTGCTGCTCGAGTATTCGCTCGACTGGGGCGTGCCCGGCCTCTACGGCTGGTATGGCTCCGGCGATGACTCTAACCCCGCCAACGGCTCCGAGCGCCTGCCCGCGCTGGACCCCAACAACGCCAACAATTTCTCCTACTTCGCCTTTGACGGTGCGCCCTATATCGAGCGCTACGCGGTCATCGGCAACAACATGGCCGGCACCTGGGGCATCGGCGCCAGGCTCAACAACGTGAGCTTCGTGAAAGACCTCTCGCACATCTTCCGTGTGAACTACATCCGCGGCACCAACAGCCCGACCATGGCGAAAAAGATGTCCCTCGCCGGGCTGTGGTCCAACGGCACGGTGCTCACGCCCAACCTGGGCAGCCAGGGCGCGGCCCTCGGCATGCCGGGCATGTACCTGACGAGCCTTGACAGCGCGCTCGAACTGGGTTCCACCAATTCCTGGCAGGTGTACGAAAACATGTGCATCAACGTGGAGGCCGGCTATGTCTTCATGTTCCTGGATACGGGCAAGTCCGTGTGGGGCGCCCGCCACAGGAACAGCGAGTCCATCCCCGGCACCAGGGACGCCTGGAACGTGAACGCGAGCTTTGTGTATTCCTTCTAG
- a CDS encoding amino acid permease, with protein MAQETKKLGTVALAAVVVSSMIGGGIYSLPQNMAADASLCAIFIAWVITGVGMFGIANSFRILADVRPDLSAGIYMYARVGFGPFVGFLICWAYWLCQICGNVGYAVITMDALNYFFPPYFQGGNNIPSIIGGSLLIWVFNFIVLRGTRQAAFINTIGTVGKIIPLFLFIIIVAFCFHIDKFDFDFFGNMLIDGKTLGSMGSQVKSTMLVTLWCFIGIEGAVVLSARAKSAKVVGSATILGYLGCLAVYVLLSVLPFGFMTQHELAAVPNPSTAGVLEHVVGPWGAWLMNIGLLIAVLTSWLAWTMITAEMPFAAAKNGTFPKMFASENKHGSPNVSLWITSGCMQLGMLLVYFSNNAWNTMLNITGVMVLPAYVVSMMYLWKICEDGKYPGNAATGRASALINSIVAVAFGLWLIYAAGLSYLLMATIIVACGIPFYIWARKQNAATDKGPMFSGADWAILILLLIAAVLAIYLMARGTISGA; from the coding sequence ATGGCGCAAGAAACGAAAAAACTCGGCACCGTCGCGCTGGCCGCCGTCGTGGTGAGCTCCATGATCGGCGGCGGCATCTACAGCCTGCCCCAGAACATGGCCGCCGACGCCTCCCTGTGCGCGATCTTCATCGCCTGGGTCATCACGGGCGTGGGCATGTTCGGCATCGCCAATTCCTTCCGCATTCTCGCGGACGTGCGGCCCGACCTCTCCGCAGGCATCTACATGTACGCGCGGGTGGGCTTCGGGCCCTTTGTGGGCTTCCTCATCTGCTGGGCCTACTGGCTCTGCCAGATCTGCGGCAACGTGGGCTATGCCGTCATCACCATGGATGCCCTCAACTATTTCTTCCCGCCCTATTTCCAGGGGGGCAACAACATCCCCTCCATCATCGGGGGCTCGCTGCTCATCTGGGTGTTCAACTTCATCGTGCTGAGGGGCACCCGCCAGGCCGCCTTCATCAACACCATCGGCACGGTGGGCAAGATCATCCCGCTCTTCCTTTTCATCATCATCGTCGCCTTCTGCTTCCATATCGACAAGTTCGATTTCGACTTCTTCGGCAACATGCTCATCGACGGCAAGACGCTGGGCTCCATGGGCTCGCAGGTCAAGAGCACCATGCTCGTCACGCTCTGGTGCTTCATCGGCATCGAGGGCGCGGTGGTGCTTTCCGCGCGCGCCAAGAGCGCCAAGGTGGTGGGCAGCGCCACCATTTTGGGCTATCTCGGCTGCCTCGCGGTCTATGTGCTGCTTTCCGTGCTGCCCTTCGGCTTCATGACGCAGCATGAGCTCGCGGCCGTGCCCAATCCCTCCACCGCCGGCGTGCTCGAGCATGTGGTCGGCCCGTGGGGCGCGTGGCTCATGAACATCGGCCTGCTCATCGCCGTGCTCACGAGCTGGCTCGCCTGGACCATGATCACCGCCGAAATGCCCTTCGCCGCCGCCAAGAACGGCACCTTCCCCAAGATGTTCGCCAGCGAGAACAAGCACGGCTCCCCCAATGTCTCGCTGTGGATCACGAGCGGCTGCATGCAGCTCGGCATGCTGCTCGTCTACTTCTCCAACAATGCGTGGAACACCATGCTCAACATCACGGGCGTCATGGTGCTGCCCGCCTATGTGGTGTCCATGATGTACCTCTGGAAGATCTGCGAGGACGGCAAGTACCCGGGCAACGCCGCCACGGGCCGGGCGTCGGCGCTGATCAACAGCATCGTCGCCGTAGCCTTCGGCCTCTGGCTCATCTACGCGGCGGGTCTCAGCTACCTGCTCATGGCCACCATTATCGTGGCCTGCGGCATCCCCTTCTACATCTGGGCGCGCAAGCAGAACGCGGCCACGGACAAGGGCCCCATGTTCAGCGGGGCTGACTGGGCCATCCTGATCCTGCTGCTCATCGCGGCCGTGCTCGCCATCTACCTCATGGCGCGCGGCACCATCAGCGGCGCCTAG
- a CDS encoding urease accessory UreF family protein, whose product MTMPTRMTITTNMGMTTTTGTTMSTEAPAVPAEAGAPSAGAPSMAGLFRLIQMTDSAFPVGTFSFSNGLETAAHLGLVHDASTLRDYARSVATQAAFSDGVAALLAFRAARKGEYEAVRAADRQLLLFKMNDEARLMLCRMGKKFAELGLRRHGEGSLFGRWLADIEAGVTPGTFPVAQGIAFALDGLGEKELYVSHQYGVINMVLSAALRLVRVSHYDTQKILSELGGEVEAMYEKARAMGFENMNAFVPEMDILASLHEKGSMRMFMN is encoded by the coding sequence ATGACCATGCCCACCCGCATGACCATCACCACGAACATGGGCATGACCACCACCACGGGCACCACCATGAGCACTGAGGCCCCAGCCGTGCCCGCCGAAGCCGGCGCGCCTTCCGCCGGGGCGCCTTCCATGGCCGGCCTGTTCCGGCTCATCCAGATGACGGACTCCGCCTTCCCGGTGGGGACTTTCTCCTTTTCCAACGGCCTTGAGACCGCGGCGCACCTCGGCCTCGTGCATGACGCCTCGACATTGCGGGACTATGCGCGCTCGGTGGCCACGCAGGCCGCGTTCAGCGACGGCGTGGCGGCCTTGCTCGCCTTCCGCGCCGCCCGCAAGGGGGAGTATGAGGCCGTCCGCGCGGCCGACCGCCAGCTCTTGCTCTTCAAGATGAACGACGAGGCGAGGCTCATGCTCTGCCGCATGGGCAAGAAATTCGCGGAGCTCGGGCTCCGGCGCCACGGCGAGGGGAGCCTCTTCGGGCGCTGGCTGGCCGACATCGAGGCGGGCGTGACACCCGGCACCTTCCCGGTGGCGCAGGGCATCGCCTTCGCGCTGGACGGCCTGGGCGAAAAGGAGCTCTATGTGTCGCACCAGTACGGCGTCATCAACATGGTGCTCTCCGCGGCGCTGCGCCTTGTGCGCGTTTCGCACTACGACACGCAGAAAATTCTTTCGGAACTCGGCGGCGAGGTGGAAGCCATGTATGAAAAAGCCCGCGCAATGGGCTTTGAGAACATGAACGCCTTTGTTCCCGAGATGGACATCCTTGCCTCCCTGCACGAAAAGGGCAGCATGCGCATGTTCATGAACTGA
- a CDS encoding urease subunit alpha: MAVISRKQNNDLFGPTTGDKIRLGNTDLYVEIEKDLRVYGDETVYGGGKTLRDGMGTANTITSKGGSLDLVITNVTVLDPVLGVIKADVGVKDGKIAGIGKAGNPNIMDGVSPNLCTGPSTDAISGEHCILTAAGIDGHVHMVAPQQAYNCLSNGITTLIGGGVGPTDGSNGTTITSGVWNVQKMFEACEGIPINIGFLGKGNSSVKETLEEQIVAGCCGLKIHEDWGTTCAALRKCMEVADQMDVQVALHADTLNENGYVEDTIAAIDGRTIHSYHTEGAGGGHAPDLLKVASLANVLPSSTNPTLPFGINSQAELFDMIMVCHNLNPGIPSDVAFAESRVRPETQSAENVFHDLGIISMVSSDSQAMGRVGESFMRTFQMASYMKQVRGKLPEDSDSNDNFRVLRYLAQMTINPAITYGISEILGSIEVGKMADLVLWEPAFFGTKPKLVIKGGLINWANMGDPNASLTTPQPKIMRPMYGSFGKALPRTCVRFTSQAAVDSGTVARFGIDNIIYPVRKTRQVTKQDMVRNTAMPKIEVDPETFKVYVNGTLAYVPPAKELPLAQLYWFS; encoded by the coding sequence ATGGCAGTCATTTCCAGAAAACAGAACAATGACCTTTTCGGCCCCACCACGGGCGACAAGATCCGCCTCGGCAACACCGACCTCTATGTGGAGATCGAGAAGGACCTGCGCGTCTACGGCGACGAAACGGTCTACGGCGGCGGCAAGACCCTGCGCGACGGCATGGGCACGGCCAACACCATCACGAGCAAGGGCGGCTCCCTTGACCTCGTCATCACCAACGTCACCGTCCTCGACCCGGTGCTCGGCGTCATCAAGGCCGACGTGGGCGTGAAGGACGGCAAGATCGCGGGCATCGGCAAGGCCGGCAACCCCAACATCATGGACGGCGTCTCCCCCAACCTCTGCACCGGGCCCTCCACGGACGCCATCTCGGGCGAGCACTGCATCTTGACGGCCGCCGGCATCGACGGCCATGTGCACATGGTGGCCCCGCAGCAGGCCTACAACTGCCTCTCCAACGGCATCACCACCCTCATCGGCGGCGGTGTGGGCCCCACGGACGGCTCCAACGGCACCACCATCACCTCCGGCGTGTGGAACGTGCAAAAAATGTTCGAGGCCTGCGAGGGCATCCCGATCAATATCGGCTTCCTCGGCAAGGGCAATTCCAGCGTCAAGGAGACCCTGGAAGAGCAGATCGTGGCCGGCTGCTGCGGCCTCAAGATCCACGAGGACTGGGGCACCACCTGCGCGGCCCTGCGCAAGTGCATGGAAGTGGCCGACCAGATGGACGTGCAGGTGGCCCTGCATGCGGACACGCTCAATGAAAACGGCTATGTGGAAGACACCATCGCCGCCATCGACGGCAGGACCATCCACAGCTACCACACCGAGGGCGCGGGCGGCGGCCATGCCCCCGACCTCCTGAAAGTGGCCTCCCTGGCCAACGTGCTTCCGTCCTCCACCAACCCGACCCTGCCCTTCGGCATCAATTCGCAGGCCGAGCTCTTTGACATGATCATGGTCTGCCACAACCTGAACCCGGGCATCCCCTCGGACGTGGCCTTCGCCGAAAGCCGCGTGCGCCCGGAGACCCAGTCCGCCGAAAACGTCTTCCATGACCTCGGCATCATCTCCATGGTGTCGTCGGACTCGCAGGCCATGGGCCGCGTGGGCGAATCCTTCATGCGCACCTTCCAGATGGCCTCCTACATGAAGCAGGTGCGCGGCAAGCTCCCCGAAGACAGCGACAGCAACGACAACTTCCGCGTGCTGCGCTATCTCGCCCAGATGACCATCAACCCGGCCATCACCTACGGCATCAGCGAGATTCTGGGCTCCATCGAAGTGGGCAAGATGGCCGACCTCGTGCTCTGGGAGCCGGCCTTCTTCGGCACCAAGCCCAAGCTCGTCATCAAGGGCGGCCTCATCAACTGGGCCAACATGGGCGACCCCAACGCCTCCCTGACCACGCCGCAGCCCAAGATCATGCGGCCCATGTACGGCAGCTTCGGCAAGGCCCTGCCCCGCACCTGCGTGCGCTTCACCTCGCAGGCGGCCGTGGATTCCGGCACTGTGGCCCGCTTTGGCATTGACAATATCATCTACCCGGTGCGCAAGACCCGCCAGGTCACCAAGCAGGACATGGTGCGCAACACCGCCATGCCGAAGATCGAGGTCGATCCCGAGACCTTCAAGGTCTATGTGAACGGCACCCTCGCCTATGTGCCGCCGGCCAAGGAACTGCCCCTTGCGCAGCTCTACTGGTTCAGTTAG
- a CDS encoding urease accessory protein UreE, which translates to MEICTSILGNLHDPEWKERLSGLDIEYIPLDQWTAQKSRFLAVSERGTEYPIALKRQSQVVDGDIVFYDADKGHVAALKLDLNPVLVLDLSSLVSESPETIIRRSLELGHAIGNQHWPAVVKGTKIYVPLTVDKKVMLSVMDTHHLEGVSYEFQPGREVIPYMAPHEIRRLFGGASHGSHEHAHGHDHAHPHDHHHEHGHDHHHGHHHEH; encoded by the coding sequence ATGGAAATCTGCACCAGCATCCTCGGCAACCTGCACGACCCCGAGTGGAAAGAGCGCCTATCCGGGCTCGACATCGAATATATCCCGCTGGACCAGTGGACGGCTCAGAAATCGCGCTTTCTCGCCGTGAGCGAGCGGGGCACCGAATATCCCATCGCGCTCAAGCGGCAGTCGCAGGTGGTGGACGGCGACATCGTGTTTTACGACGCCGACAAGGGCCATGTGGCGGCGCTGAAGCTCGACCTCAACCCCGTGCTCGTGCTCGACCTTTCCTCGCTCGTCAGCGAAAGCCCCGAGACCATCATCCGCCGCAGCCTCGAGCTCGGCCACGCCATCGGCAACCAGCACTGGCCGGCCGTGGTCAAGGGCACGAAAATCTATGTGCCGCTGACCGTGGACAAGAAGGTCATGCTCTCGGTCATGGACACCCACCACCTCGAGGGCGTGAGCTACGAATTTCAGCCCGGCCGGGAGGTCATCCCCTACATGGCGCCGCACGAGATCCGCCGGCTCTTCGGCGGGGCCTCGCACGGCAGCCACGAACACGCGCACGGGCATGACCATGCCCACCCGCATGACCATCACCACGAACATGGGCATGACCACCACCACGGGCACCACCATGAGCACTGA
- a CDS encoding urease subunit gamma → MHLTPKEQDKLLLLSMGIIAERRLKKGLKLNYPEAVAYITSAALEGAREGKTVEQVMHDSAQVLKKEQVMEGVADMITLLQVEAVFTDGSRLVSIHQPIK, encoded by the coding sequence ATGCATTTGACCCCCAAAGAGCAGGACAAGCTCCTGCTGCTTTCCATGGGCATCATCGCCGAGCGCCGGCTCAAGAAAGGGCTGAAGCTCAACTACCCCGAGGCGGTCGCCTACATCACCTCCGCCGCGCTCGAGGGCGCGCGCGAGGGCAAGACCGTTGAACAGGTCATGCACGATTCCGCGCAGGTGCTCAAGAAGGAACAGGTCATGGAAGGCGTGGCCGACATGATCACCCTGCTCCAGGTGGAGGCCGTGTTCACCGACGGCTCCAGGCTCGTTTCCATCCATCAACCGATCAAGTAG
- the ureG gene encoding urease accessory protein UreG, translating into MSTCRIGVGGPVGSGKTALIEAITPRLMERGMNVLIITNDIVTTEDAKHVRKTLKGILMEDRIIGVETGACPHTAVREDPSMNIAAVEEMEAKFPDADVVLIESGGDNLTLTFSPALVDFFIYVIDVAAGDKIPRKDGPGISQSDILVINKTDLAPYVGASLDVMDHDSKLMRPGKPFVFTNSLTGEGIDELVSLIFKMALFDKVGGN; encoded by the coding sequence ATGTCTACCTGCAGGATCGGCGTCGGCGGCCCGGTGGGCAGCGGCAAGACCGCGCTCATCGAGGCCATCACCCCCCGCCTCATGGAGCGCGGCATGAACGTGCTCATCATCACCAACGACATCGTCACCACCGAGGACGCCAAGCACGTGCGCAAGACGCTCAAGGGCATCCTCATGGAAGACCGCATCATCGGCGTGGAGACCGGCGCCTGCCCGCACACGGCCGTGCGCGAGGACCCCTCCATGAACATCGCCGCCGTGGAGGAGATGGAGGCCAAGTTCCCGGATGCGGACGTGGTGCTCATCGAGTCCGGCGGGGACAACCTCACCCTCACCTTCAGCCCGGCCTTGGTGGACTTTTTCATCTACGTCATCGACGTGGCCGCGGGCGACAAGATCCCGCGCAAGGACGGCCCCGGCATCTCGCAGAGCGACATCCTCGTGATCAACAAGACGGATCTCGCGCCCTACGTCGGCGCCTCGCTGGATGTCATGGACCACGACAGCAAGCTCATGCGGCCGGGCAAGCCCTTTGTGTTCACCAATTCGCTCACCGGCGAGGGCATCGACGAGCTCGTCTCGCTCATCTTCAAGATGGCGCTCTTCGACAAGGTTGGGGGGAACTGA
- a CDS encoding pyruvoyl-dependent arginine decarboxylase, with amino-acid sequence MEVGTRYPTLAFITQGVGQADEGIPPQPFETFCYDSALLQAKIQDFNVVHYTSVLPKALYGNIVDVNKVTKYFTHGAVLEVIMAGAGASLDQHKAIATGLGVVWGRDPKTKELIGGWAAEYVEYFDTKIDDQIAKSCAEMWLTKSMNHELSIRGVEKHSEFQMWHTYINLTEPFGYCLTAMGMLNFKTADPVDPKAL; translated from the coding sequence ATGGAAGTTGGTACCCGCTATCCCACGCTTGCGTTCATCACCCAGGGCGTCGGCCAGGCCGACGAGGGCATCCCGCCGCAGCCTTTTGAGACCTTCTGCTATGACTCGGCCCTCCTTCAGGCCAAGATCCAGGACTTCAACGTCGTCCACTACACCTCCGTGCTGCCCAAGGCGCTCTACGGCAACATCGTGGACGTGAACAAGGTCACCAAGTACTTCACGCACGGCGCGGTGCTCGAAGTCATCATGGCCGGCGCCGGCGCCTCCCTTGACCAGCACAAGGCCATCGCCACCGGCCTCGGCGTGGTCTGGGGCCGCGACCCCAAGACGAAAGAGCTCATCGGCGGCTGGGCGGCCGAGTATGTCGAATACTTCGACACCAAGATCGACGACCAGATCGCCAAGAGCTGCGCCGAGATGTGGCTCACCAAGTCCATGAACCACGAGCTTTCCATCCGCGGCGTGGAAAAGCACAGCGAATTCCAGATGTGGCACACCTACATCAACCTGACCGAGCCCTTCGGCTACTGCCTGACGGCCATGGGCATGCTCAATTTCAAGACGGCCGACCCGGTCGACCCCAAGGCCCTGTAA
- a CDS encoding amino acid permease, which translates to MANTADEPQRMGVVMATFLVAGNMIGSGVFLLPASLARFGSVTILTWLVTTCGAIALALTFSRLANVDPAAGGPYAYARNAFGSFIGYQTNLVYWFANIVGNVTIGVAAASYIAHFFPVINARLPGLLLQMGLIWAFAYANILGPRFIGYIQAVATSVKLVPILGVGLLGWFWFDPHIFLDSWKVTEAPTISVVGATLNMTLWAFIGVESAAVATAVVRNPRRNVPIATICGVLLAAGCYILSSSVIMGLIPNAELQASTAPFADAAARAFGPLGANIVAGCAAIGCLGSLGGWMLLVSQSAAAAAHDGLFGEIFSRVNRRGVPVEGIGIIAVIMSFLAFAGCFSKDKSPFETLQASAVILTLVPYLYSCIAVQILAHGRVEPWRYSVAVLTGLVGSVFCILSLANSEAAHVRWAFIFLLSAVIFYSLAILRKHEQARDEWARARPAPAWIRHVTLWTTLLLLAAAFLFSV; encoded by the coding sequence ATGGCAAACACAGCGGATGAACCCCAACGAATGGGCGTGGTCATGGCAACCTTTCTGGTCGCCGGCAACATGATAGGTTCCGGCGTGTTCCTGCTGCCCGCATCTCTCGCCCGGTTCGGTTCCGTCACCATCCTCACATGGCTCGTGACCACCTGCGGCGCCATCGCGCTGGCCCTGACCTTCTCCCGCCTGGCCAATGTGGACCCCGCCGCGGGCGGCCCCTATGCGTATGCGCGCAACGCCTTCGGATCCTTTATCGGCTACCAGACGAATCTGGTGTACTGGTTTGCCAATATCGTCGGCAATGTCACCATAGGCGTCGCCGCGGCGAGTTATATCGCGCATTTTTTCCCAGTAATTAATGCCAGGCTTCCGGGGCTGCTCCTGCAAATGGGTCTGATCTGGGCATTTGCGTATGCAAACATCCTGGGGCCGCGTTTCATCGGCTATATCCAGGCCGTCGCCACTTCGGTGAAGCTCGTGCCCATTCTCGGTGTCGGGCTCCTGGGCTGGTTCTGGTTCGATCCGCACATATTCCTTGATTCGTGGAAGGTCACGGAAGCACCGACCATAAGTGTCGTAGGCGCCACCCTGAACATGACCCTGTGGGCGTTCATCGGGGTGGAAAGCGCCGCCGTGGCAACGGCCGTGGTGCGCAACCCCAGGCGCAATGTGCCCATTGCCACCATATGCGGGGTCTTGCTTGCGGCGGGGTGCTATATCCTCAGTTCCTCCGTTATCATGGGCCTCATTCCCAATGCGGAGTTGCAGGCCTCCACAGCGCCTTTTGCGGATGCCGCAGCCAGGGCTTTCGGGCCGCTGGGGGCCAACATCGTCGCCGGTTGCGCGGCCATCGGCTGCCTGGGTTCGCTGGGCGGCTGGATGCTCCTCGTTTCGCAGAGCGCGGCCGCGGCAGCGCACGACGGCCTGTTCGGGGAGATATTTTCGCGTGTGAACCGGCGCGGGGTGCCCGTGGAAGGCATCGGCATCATCGCGGTGATCATGAGCTTTCTGGCCTTTGCCGGCTGCTTCTCAAAAGACAAGTCCCCTTTTGAGACGCTCCAGGCCTCGGCGGTCATCCTGACCCTGGTTCCCTACCTCTATTCGTGCATCGCCGTGCAAATACTCGCCCACGGCAGGGTGGAGCCCTGGCGCTATTCCGTGGCCGTGCTGACCGGGCTTGTGGGGTCCGTGTTCTGCATCCTCTCGCTGGCGAACTCCGAGGCGGCGCATGTGCGCTGGGCCTTTATTTTCCTTTTGTCGGCTGTCATCTTTTATTCGTTGGCCATCCTCCGCAAACATGAGCAGGCGCGCGACGAATGGGCACGCGCCAGACCCGCTCCGGCATGGATACGCCATGTTACCCTGTGGACGACGCTGCTGCTCCTGGCTGCCGCCTTCCTGTTTTCGGTATAA